The DNA sequence AGACAAACGgacatacagacggacagacagacagacggacagggCCGTCCGTTTGTCTACTACGGAACGACTGACAGATAGACGGATGGACAGACATACGgacatacagacggacagggCCGCCCgtttgtctctctgtctgtccaTCCGTCTATCTGTCAGTCGTTCCGTAACTAAACGTTAATCTAACACccaaaactataaaaacaaaatataatgatgatcaaaaataatgattatcgtctaagttttattaaattactcaaaaataataattatgtttgaGGAACATCttaaaaattggaaaaaaaaaattacggCGGAAATGCAAAGattgttcaaaaataaaatatttggtgTTCCCCACTTTTTCCTAGGTCCATTGTAAGTACgtgaattttttaattaaaaaaaaaaatcaatttttacgGTCCCTGTCTTCAAGGTATGTCAGACGATCAAAAGGCATTGCCCATATGCGAGCATACTCAACTTTTGAGCGTTATTCTGACGACGTTATTCTAAActgattaatatttttctaagATTTAAGGCAAAtcaacaaaacttttttttttgggaaatCTTGCTTAAATTTCTTGGAAGAAAGCTTTAAGGTGGAGACCTAATTAGAGAGCCTGGCCtgttttttcaaaatttttttcaCGAAATATGctttaagtaaatttgtttttgttttttgaaaaatatcaGATTGTGTAAATGCGCACGCAAACTTGATAAGGGACGCGTCGCCGAGgttatctattttttttttcaactttctAATTGGGGTGCCCCCTTTACTTATAATATAGCTATATCTGCAGATTCTTGTTTACCTCTTTGTCAatgattttataaattacGTGGGACGTCTACGTGAGGCAATCTGTAAgcttcaaaaaattaatttttgcttttataatgtCGTTAGTTGGACAGTATTTTGGGGTGGTTTTGCAGAGTGCAACTTGTCAAAGACGATGATTGAATGTATTTCGTAAAGCAAATCGGTTCAAGATATTTCCGAAGTGAAATGATATGACAGGTCAACAGAAATGTTTGAAGAATTTTGAGTCAAACAGGAAATAGAATACtcgcaatttttttttgctataagaagcattggattttttttgttaaatatatttaaagcttaatgtATTCATTTAAACCCTAGGTCGGCCTCACATAGACCACTTTTGGTGCTTAACGTCTACAGAGTTTTCAGAGAAGTTTCAGAACTTATTCAGTTCTTGTaacatgttgctgcattttgcaACCCTCAAACCCCCCTTGCAATCACTGGACACTGGTAAAGTAACCATTATTTTACGATAACTTTTGTCTCGATCATTTTCGATGATATCTTTTGGTTTAAATAACTCTTGGACTATTCGATAATGTATTGAtgatataatatttttcatagatTTTCTTAGTAATTTTAGATTCTTACCTCTTGCTCTTcgtaaaaattttttatattgagaggaaaatgcatttttctccggtggaaatttaaaaatttgcaagaTGCACACAAgatatttttgatataaatttgCTGAAACTAGCTTTCTAGCTCCTATGATTTCTACTGTACAGCTGTCACCCGGCAGTTTCGCCAATCGCCTGCCagttaaataattcattttttctTTCTAACACGATCAAAACAGatcttaatatatttaataaaatgaatctGTGTACATTTATAAGGAATAAGGATATTGTGacgaaattaatattttacaaaacaGATTTACTTTCGTTACACATTATAGGACATTACAAAATACAGGACAACATAAATACACAAACGATAACATGTTAAAATAgttgatttatatattctaCATGCCTTGGTCATTATTTTCCATGCAATTGAAACCATTCTATAACACCCGAAAATAACACCTAAATTTGCTAATTTGAAGGTTCCAGGGCATCGCTGGCTTGTCATAAGCTTGCCATTTAAAAAGGTCtgtaacaaaaaatacaaaaatacaaattgtgatGTGTCTGCGGGCAAATGCAGTATTTTCTAGGGCTAATCATTTAGCTTTTATTGTGCTAGCAATGGTGTCGAATAAGGGAATAAGTTTTTATTCATCCATTATTTCTGTCCAGAGGTAGCTAGATTTTTAGGAGGAGTATCAtctttttgtaatatttaatataggCTAACATGTGAATGGTGTAGGTGAATGGTGTAGGTGAATGGTGTAGGTGAATGGTGTTGGTGTAGTgcaagcagcgacgctgacgaatgcgcaccccgctgtctctattgaaaattgaattgcgAATAATTCTCAAAATATTAGTTcgattattttgatatttaagcATTGATCAAAAACGaagcgtttttgtgattttttccAGATTCGGTTAAATATTGTTCgttttttgcgctttgtgGCGGAGGGCGACTTGGTTTGGTTATAGGAGCTCCTacatataaaacttaattgctctGGTTGTTGAAGAACCTTTGCTCATACATACAGaaggacggacagacggacttagtttgtcttgcttctcaagaatatatatattttatggagTCTACCACGCCTccttacatacatttgcacaacttcataatacccttttctattttttaataaaagtgtatgaaaaacagtgcttttaaaaatatcttaaattattatgcttacAAAAATTGTACAAATAGTTGTATTTGtagaaaaaaagttttaagttTGCACTTAgattatatttgatatacCCAAAActctttactttactttattgcatattttatatacatacatatgtatatatttttatttcttgtgtCGTTCGATAACATCAATagtaatttatcaaaaaatgaccatattttataaaaattttaaattatcttAAAAGCTAAgaactaaaatattattttttggggATTAAAGTTGAAATTAGGTACATACACTCTTGATATAATTCTttcaacaattacaatttaatacattcataaaaatgttgtttaattaattttaatgttgaatataaataatacacgTATACGTTACATCctaaaaagacaaaaataGATGTCCATTTGTATAAAATCacttttatgattattattttttggcgTCCTCGGAGGAATGTAATGATGTGGTAATTTTTCcaaaaactcaattaattaatggATATTAATACGAATTGTAAAATCCagctttgcaaattttttgttcACAAAGATACATATGTTCTGACATGTTGGTCCAGAATTAATCATGAGTGGTCGGCTTTTCCGACCAGTGCACTGCAGTGCACGATATTTTGATTATATAGTAGATTAGAGATTATAgtaaaatatcaatataattTGTCTCTTAAAAGAAATGTTGTAAAGTTGTTCGTCATTAATAAggtatttttgtttgtgttgtagCTTAACACATATTAATAGCTTTCGAGCATTTTTGCCGCTTTCTATCAGACTAATGATAGTGCAGATTACTTTcttaaattatgatttattgtttaaaatgtgGTGCGTGGTACAGTTCCAAATTTATTATCAATGttttcaataatttgaatttaaggaATATGATGccttttatgatttttaaatctatttaaatgatataataaaaaattttcaaatattatttttaagttttatcgTTTATATCGTACATTCACAGTTGTCTGGGCTTGAAGTCGCCATTCATCGAATTTGGAATGCAAATAGAACAACTCGCTAATAATAGTATACCGctaaatattacaaaagaTGAGCAAGCATATATGCATCAGGAAGGACTCCGTAAATTGGGAACATTTATAAAGCCTGTGGACTTACGTGATTCAACAACTGGCTTTGTAAAAGCAGATCTAACCAAAAGATTACAATCACCCAGCGCTCAGGCAAGACGATTACATCCAATTCAGGAAGAAATGGATCAGAAACAAATAATACTTCTCGATGAGGACACAGACGAAAACGGTCTTCCAACTAGCCTGACAGATGAGGACCGAAAGTTCATTGTACCAATGGCGCTCAAAAATTCCTCTCCTGAGGTACGCTGGTCTGTTCCTGCAAAATCGACTACAGTAGAGCCCAACCGCGCGGCGTTTACCTCGGGCTCTTGGCGACAAAGtgcaaatatgcatttaagcACAACGACACCACCAGAACCTACATCGAACATAGACGACTTGAAAAAGCATATACTGTTTTTGCACAACATGACAAAAAGTGATAACAACTTTGaatcaaaatttgtaaaatttccCAGCctacaaaaagaaaaggataAGCAAGCAGCATCGTTGGGTCCTGTAAAAAAGCCCCAAAGACCTGTGCTACAATATGCAGCCCCAATAGCGCCTCCCACAAGAACGGTTCCGTTTGGAGCTCACACACCTGGTCAAAAACCATTTGGTGGCTATTATCTTCATGAAGACGACACAAACGGCCCGTCAAGTTTTCTTCAATCGAATAGTGGGTCTGTTGGAGCAGTGGAACGGATGAAAGAAGAAAGTGTAACTAATATTATATCCCGGGTTCATTTGCTAAGCGATGAGacttcaacaacaactagcTCAATTGCTTGGGAAAATACACTTTCAACAACAGAAACATCAACAAAGCGTACCACAAAGCGTCCAGTTTGCTTACGAAATCCCGATTCTCCAAAGTGTGTAAAGCAACGACAGCGTGAggaacaacaacgacaacgtgAACGTGATGAATGGTTTCGTGGGCAATCTGAGTTTTTAAGACCCAGATTTGAACCTTTtatacaaacaattaataacaCCAAACGCTTTGCAGTGTCAATTGAAATACCCGATTCTTTTAAAGTTTATCCAGGGTCACCATTACTAAATGAAGATCACGAACAAAAAAGATTGTCGCGCGTCATGAGATCCCAAGACTTAAGTAAAGATAAAAGTGAGAGCGAGTTGGATTCTAACAACTATTTCGCTCAAGGCATTATCATGACATCAGCTGGAGTTGCAAATAATCGTGAATTTATGCTTGcaaatgtgcataatttttcaaGTGACCGAAACAATGAAACCGCGCTTAACCCCCCAGCATATTCAGAGATTATCAACTTAGATCCAGataattgttataaagttAATGGATTTGCTCTTGGGC is a window from the Drosophila busckii strain San Diego stock center, stock number 13000-0081.31 unplaced genomic scaffold, ASM1175060v1 hic_scaffold_56, whole genome shotgun sequence genome containing:
- the LOC117135033 gene encoding protein Wnt-5 isoform X1; amino-acid sequence: MTLQSNQIWQRTFLMTYVLLSAVGLDAVTNIQGVPTWICLGLKSPFIEFGMQIEQLANNSIPLNITKDEQAYMHQEGLRKLGTFIKPVDLRDSTTGFVKADLTKRLQSPSAQARRLHPIQEEMDQKQIILLDEDTDENGLPTSLTDEDRKFIVPMALKNSSPEVRWSVPAKSTTVEPNRAAFTSGSWRQSANMHLSTTTPPEPTSNIDDLKKHILFLHNMTKSDNNFESKFVKFPSLQKEKDKQAASLGPVKKPQRPVLQYAAPIAPPTRTVPFGAHTPGQKPFGGYYLHEDDTNGPSSFLQSNSGSVGAVERMKEESVTNIISRVHLLSDETSTTTSSIAWENTLSTTETSTKRTTKRPVCLRNPDSPKCVKQRQREEQQRQRERDEWFRGQSEFLRPRFEPFIQTINNTKRFAVSIEIPDSFKVYPGSPLLNEDHEQKRLSRVMRSQDLSKDKSESELDSNNYFAQGIIMTSAGVANNREFMLANVHNFSSDRNNETALNPPAYSEIINLDPDNCYKVNGFALGQKKLCALYTSVMPAISRGARAAIQECQFQFKTRRWNCSTIDDETVFGPMTSLGSPEMAFIHALAAATVTSFVARACRDGQLTSCGCSRGSRPKQLHDDWTWGGCGDNLEYAYK
- the LOC117135033 gene encoding protein Wnt-5 isoform X2, whose product is MTLQSNQIWQRTFLMTYVLLSAVGLDAVTNIQGVPTWICLGLKSPFIEFGMQIEQLANNSIPLNITKDEQAYMHQEGLRKLGTFIKPVDLRDSTTGFVKADLTKRLQSPSAQARRLHPIQEEMDQKQIILLDEDTDENGLPTSLTDEDRKFIVPMALKNSSPEVRWSVPAKSTTVEPNRAAFTSGSWRQSANMHLSTTTPPEPTSNIDDLKKHILFLHNMTKSDNNFESKFVKFPSLQKEKDKQAASLGPVKKPQRPVLQYAAPIAPPTRTVPFGAHTPGQKPFGGYYLHEDDTNGPSSFLQSNSGSVGAVERMKEESVTNIISRVHLLSDETSTTTSSIAWENTLSTTETSTKRTTKRPVCLRNPDSPKCVKQRQREEQQRQRERDEWFRGQSEFLRPRFEPFIQTINNTKRFAVSIEIPDSFKVYPGSPLLNEDHEQKRLSRVMRSQDLSKDKSESELDSNNYFAQGIIMTSAGVANNREFMLANVHNFSSDRNNETALNPPAYSEIINLDPDNCYKVNGFALGQKKLCALYTSVMPAISRGARAAIQDLQKWRLYML